Below is a genomic region from Dioscorea cayenensis subsp. rotundata cultivar TDr96_F1 chromosome 14, TDr96_F1_v2_PseudoChromosome.rev07_lg8_w22 25.fasta, whole genome shotgun sequence.
ATGCCCCGTTGGATCTTACAGCGTTGCACGGAAACAAGCTGAAATCTTTCAAAGTCTGCAAGAAATTTCATATGTTTAGCAAACAAGAACATCAAATTCGCAAGAACAAGTAGCAAACGACACAATTAAGCCAATCTAACCACTTAAACACCAAAAATCAACACAAAACACTTGCAATCCAAATCAAActaaaagcacaaaaaaaaaaatccctcttTTCAGCgattcatcatcaaaggcaCCAACTTTCCAGATGAAATCAACcgaaaaacaagaacaaagcaaaacacaaatcccacaccaaaaaccctagccacaagaaTCACCACCACCAACCCAAAATCCCCGTGAACCCTACCCCCAATTCCACACTCCACCCACCCAAATCCACCAATAACCCCCAAGATCGAACCAAAACTAGGGTTTAACCACCGAAAACTCAACCCACACCCCTCGAATCACACACCACACCCTCTCTTCAAATCCCCAGCCCAACGATCCTCCAAACCCTAAAAAATACCCCCAAAAAACCACATAAATCATAAGGAAAATACAGTAAAAAACTCACCTTTATGACAGAAATCAACGCCCAGACGCCCGAAGAGCGAGAGAGAGGGGCAAAGGCAACGCCTTTGACTCTTGCTTTTGCTGATGATGACGATGCTGTgcgtatatctatatatatatatatatatagctctcTATTGTGCTGTTCTTATAATCCTGAGCTTTTGTTTGTGTACGCGCGCATGTGTGTGCCTCCCAAGTTAATATGTAGATGTTTTGGCTTGGGCTTGGTAAAATTACCAAATTACCCTTAGGATTTAGGTTAGGGTAGAATGGGATTGTGAGTTAGACCTAGGGGTTATTTGGGGAATTTAAGGTAGCTTAGAGTGTTTGTTAGTGGCTTTAGGGCTAGTGATGGCTAACATTTCAATGTGGTGTTTAATTCAAGtggaaatttataattttataataaattcttgtttatttttaccttttatatccattaaaaaaaaaaatcttggtgcttgtttttagggtttttaatatgaataatttgtgaaatatttgtttttgtttttttatgggATATAGATAGATAAAAGAGATTGAGGGTAATTATGAGATTTCAAAAAACATGATCGAGCGGGAACCGATATGAACTAAAAAGtactttcataaaaataataattgtcgATCATTTAAAGTCAAACATAATATATGTATTGGAAGATCAatacttaatatattttttttttaggttcttattttttaaaaattattataattttgttgtttgtgatttaatttaatcataaatGTTAATAGGTcatgtttgatttaaaattgttttataaaaatttacaatgtTCTaagtttattaatataaatatgcatGGAAATTTTACATTTTGTGAGAGTTTTGAGTTAAAATTGTTGTTTAGAGGTTTTGCATATCatatttcttcaatttgttACTTttacatcaaatttttttccctttttaaatTGTCTGTGAGagtttcaattttaatttattgtgtGAAAATTTACTGTAGTTTATTTTAGATAATCagtaatgtatatattttttttattggatttgaaGATAACAATCATGGATCGGtttttagggtaattttttttaaattaatttttaagctAATTTTATTCTatgtttatgatttaatttaattatgaattttgagAAATCTATCACTGTTTTGACTGAATTATTTTGTGAAAGTTTAccatgacatttttttttttttattttttttttttttgacaatagACAACAAATGATCCACTTACGAGTTTACGAAGAAATAAGTAGAAATAGAAGTGCACCAATTATGTTAACTTATCAATacctaaaaaattattaacttgaCAAAATTCCACGTAGAGCAATGAAAGTCCGACACACATATAcccaaaaaatttacaataacTGTATATACACTATAAAACCTGTCATGCAACTGTTGAGGGGAAGCGAGAATAATATAGAAACAATATGTGAAATAGTACTGTGAAACGAGATTTCAAACTCACACTTGTCTACAGAACTACTTTTACCACCAAACTAAGCAAGTTTTGCCCTATGACATAAATTTATtgatattcttttttaattttgagtcgCTATTTTTTTTACAGTGTATGTTATTCAATGAgccttaaaaataaattagttgttTTGGTTTATGAGTGGTTATATCTAAGCGGTAGACGAGAAATTCTAGGGTAGGGGCGGtataataaagaataattaataaaatatttataatttattttaaaatttatttatgtgttaattgtagtttaatttataaaatcaaaccctaacaataaatttacaaaaaacttagttaaaatataattttatattttgtgtaaaactaattataaaaaactaaaaaactaaaacatgaatttttaaaataaatatatatataccatagagtaatttataaattatcaatagattaaataataagttttaaatattttttaaaattgtgtatTTAAGAAGATAagtataaaatatctatataaaatttatatttaaaaaatctaaagaaagaaatgagagaagagaatgtttaaaaaatattttaaaaaaaaaactctcaccgTTACTAAAGGGAGAGGAGGAGGCCTTAGAaggcagaaaataaaatgcttctaaaaaaaatgaaaaaactaaaaataaaatagatttaaaagcaccaataataaagaaacaagAGGAAGGAGGAAAGCAGAAAGAAATGTGAGGAGTAATGAAAGGAGGGAAATGAGAGAGAAGtaaaggagaaggaggagaggaAGATGCATAAAGTAGTATAAAGGAGAGAGGTGGCACAGGGTGGAGAAAGAGGGGTGAAAGGAGGGTGGCGGGGTTCATGGCCAGGCCGCCCCGCACTTATCTAAAAGTGTAATGTAATTTAtagtttgtgatttatttttattaaaaaagaaaaagtcatgAGGCCTTTATTGAGAATTAATGTGTAAAATTCTAACAAGGTGAAAGTTCATTaccaagaaaaaataattaacatataatttataagttaaaaatactaaaaattttattttacttcaatttttttataaaaaaatcaatttataataatattataaaaagcataaattaatttttatcatgggacatataagcaaataaaactatttttaaggGTAAATTAACAAATAAGCAAATATGAGGGTGTATTAGTAATTTAGCATTTGTACAGGGGTATGTTCGCAATTTTTTCGACATCCATAACTTCAGAAGCTTTGTTTGCTTCAGGCCTCTTCCTTTTGTGGTTTGGGCGCTGTTTCTGTCCTAAAGGTGCGATTTTTTTCACTGTTTTTCGTCcgatttttgtggatttttagaatattttttagTGCCGACGTCTTGTGTGAGGTGTGGCTTGTGATTcggagggttttgattgagttttGGTGATTAAAAACCCTAGTTTCCGGCTTGATCTCGGCGTTTATTGGTGATTATAGTGTTTTGAGTGTGGCATTGGGTAGAGATTCATAGCTAGACTTTTGATCTTGGGCTTTTGTTTCTTCTCCTTGGATTTTGGACTGGTTTCATCTGTAAAGGTGGCGTCTTTGCTGATGAATCGCTGGAAAgagtgttattttttttttcataatatatatatagtgtagagtttgatttggtttgcaggtgttttgtttgaatttttggtGTTGATGTACTTAGCTTTGAGAAATTGTGGTTTTTACTAGTTGTTCTTGTGTTTGCAGTGAATTCAATGGTAATGCATGCTTAACATAGATTTTGatagattttggattgtgtctTTGCCAAAATGATTAGATTTGTGCTTGTTTGTTTACCAAATTGATTGTATTTCAGCTTGTTCATTATCTGATTTTGAATTGGATTGGAACTCGATAACActaaagattagggttttgatttttggaGTTGCAGATGGGCTTGGATTCCAACACAAAACCCATTATCAAGTTGGTAAAGCTGGACAAGGCCTTGAAGCTAGTAAGCAAATTCCAACCCCTTTTCTTTGTGAAATTTCATGAGTTCTTCCAAAAACTAAGTGAAAGAAACTTGctttttattataatgtattACGTTTTTTCTGGCTTGTAAACTTTCTTTATTCCTTTTTGCTGTTATTTGATGTGAATCCCATGCATGCATCTTTCAAATGAATTACTGTTTAGTGTTTGGCTGAACTTTTTGCAATTTTGTTGTTATCGAGATTGAAAACTTACTTCTCATTCAAATTTGATGCCGACAGGCTGAAACATGGGTGAGTAACATGAGTGAGTCAAGAACAGATGAAGTTAACAGAGATGAATATGAGGCTCGACCTCCAGGGTATTTTCTTTACTCTCACTTCTGAATTCTTTCTTTTAAGGCATGTTTATTTAGGGTAAAGTGATTTACAAGGCAGGAAATTCAGTGTTTGATTTTCAACTACGTTCTACTTCTTAGTTCCTTGTGTTCATTTCGGcgagaaatttgaaatttgtatttGTAGGTTGGGTTTAGGAGCCAGAGTCATTCCCAAGGCCACTCCGTTAGCTTCAAATGATCGTGCTGGACGTGTCCTGCTTGGAAAGCTTAATGCACAAAAGAGACAAACTTTGAAAAATGCAGAAAAGCTAGACATCACTAAGAAAATTGAAGccagtgatgatgatgaggatgaacgCGAAAGCAGAACCTTCTCCTTTTCCAAAAAAAGAGCAACACCACCGGCTACGTCTTTTTCAtcatcaaaaagaaataaatgatcTCTTTTAAGGTCCACATTTTGTATGATACGTGCTTCTTGCTTTCTAAACTTAAAGTCATCATGAATTCCCGAGAACCATGATATGTTTTGAGCCTTATTTACGAAATTGGAAGGTAGACACTATCTTATTCACCCAAGCTTCTAACCTGAAGCAGCTATATCAATATTGTTGTTCAGTAATTGTATATGGTAAGGATAAAGATATAACAAAATGAATGAGTACCTGCTTTTGCTGCAcgtgttattgttttttatatgcTTAGAACGAAAGTAAGCAATTCTGCTACTTGTCCAGTGTTGATCATCAATTCAATTTTCTGCCTTGTATTATTAAATTGAGGTTTCGGTTCACAAAGTTAAacaacttcttcatttttcatggTTGCAGCAGAAGCGCAGAAACTGTGCTGAAAGAATCTGAGGGGAATGATAGGAAAGGATTCCAATTGAATGGCCATGCATTAAGAAGCTTGTTTGAACTGTCAGAAGGTGCATATTTATCCATTTATGTGTTTGGAAACTTGAAGCCCAGAGTTGAGAGTACTGAATGTAGAAACACATTGAATTGTGAATGTAAGTTATTTAAGTAGCAGGGGTGTACTGTCCAAAGTCCAAACATAATGTTCAACAG
It encodes:
- the LOC120275483 gene encoding uncharacterized protein LOC120275483 gives rise to the protein MGLDSNTKPIIKLVKLDKALKLAETWVSNMSESRTDEVNRDEYEARPPGLGLGARVIPKATPLASNDRAGRVLLGKLNAQKRQTLKNAEKLDITKKIEASDDDEDERESRTFSFSKKRATPPATSFSSSKRNK